The Canis lupus baileyi chromosome 26, mCanLup2.hap1, whole genome shotgun sequence DNA window CCTGCTTTAGAAAGTGGTCCTTCCGTTGCTTCACCGCAGCCTCCAGAAGCTCCCCAGAGCTGGCCTGGCACAGGCTGCACCCCAGCACCGTGCGTAGAAGCAGCCCGTTCCAACTGTAGGGGTTTCTGGCGGACTTTGAAAAAGCAGAGTCCGAGACCTAAGGCTCGTCTCCCTCCGTGTCTGCCCAGGACTCCGTCGGGCCCGGAGCAGGACCAGGCAGCAGGGACTCGGCCCACAGTGTCAGGGCCCCTTCAGTTTCAAAATGTCAACACGTTTTTGGGGACCTTCcttttggggggcaggggagggcacagACCAACATCCTTGGCCAGTGAGAAGTTAAAATCTTCCGTAGTGTACGTGCTATATGCAGGTAGCCAGGGCGCTAATTCTAACCTGAGTTAGGTGACTCAGCAGCTGCGCTAGACAGGTATTTCTGTCAGCCAGCCTAAATATAGTCAAGTCCCTTTACCACTATGATGACTAATTGTGCTATTAAGATTGTAAACTGGCATTTTGACAGTACACATTTTATGAAACAGCTTAAAACCTACCTGGgcctttttcatcctttttagaAGACGGTATGTATGTGCCATTCAAGGAGAGCCAAGCAAGAGACGCTGTAGGCTGAGGTGGGAAGCAGAGCcctggaatcctttttttttttttttttttttttttaaagatttttattcatgagagaccgagagagaaaggcagagacacaggcagaagcaggctctgcacagggagcccgacgtgggacttgatcccaggtctctaggatcacgccctgggctgaaggtggcactaaactgctgagccaccccagctgcccgaGCCCTGGAATCCTAACAGCATGGCTGGAAGGGGCAACTGGCCTGAGGGTGGTCCAAGGGTCCCCCAAAGACCCATCTGTGCTATGCCCCTGGGGGACTGTCAGCAGGCAGGCCTGGTAGCAGAGCCTCCCGTGAAGCAGCTTTTAGACGAATGGTTCGAGTCTCCTCTAGAGACCCAGGGCCGTCTCTGGCCAGAGCAAGAGCAAGCCGGGAGCAGTGGGCACCAGGATCTTGGGGAGAGGACAAACTTTAAGACCTGATCTACGGGGACGCCTGggggtctcagtggttgagcgtctgcctttggctcaggtcgtgaccccggggtcctgggatccaggcctgcatcgggcttcccgcagggagcctgcatctccctgtCATGTATCTGCTTCTGtctttgatgaataaaataaaatcttaaaaaaaaaagggggggggggagacttgATCCTGCTACAAATACAGGGCTTGTTCTCAACACAGCTGCTGCTCTGCAGAATTCTGAATTTAAACACTGAAATGAGTGCTCTCTGTGCTGTGTCCGTGATGTTCTGTGATTAGGAACTTGAGTGAAGATCGAGGAAGGAACAAGGTCAGGCTGCTTAGAACCCCTACAGGAAACACACTTGGGAGTTTCCTGTGTCCGTGTGAAGTGCCACACACCTGTACACCCGTCACCGTGCGTGCTCTCCTAGAGCTGCTTGGACTCCCCTGCCCGCCACCACGGCCTGGGGCCTTGGAGCCTGGAGACAACACGGGCTCCTGCTGAGGACAGCACTCCGAGATGCAGAGATGCAGAGCGAGGGGAAGACTCCACGGAGCTGTCACGATTGCACCGACACACAGACGCTCTTAGGAAAAGGTCAACAAACAAATTTATTGCAGGACACACGGACAGTAAATGGAATGGAAATGCCTACATATCATTTTTGAGAATCTTCCATgatctgaatttaaaaatcactacaaGATTCCATCATCATgatgctttcttttgtttctttttttcattttcttctttttctttttcaatttcagcaacatatttttcaatttcttcaggATTTAAAATCTACCAAAGAAAGTTTACGGTTAGCTCCCCTCCaagccacacaagtgccccagAGCACCAGCGCCACCCTCGGGAGGGAGCTCCTGGGCTGCAGCCAGCCTGCACCTCCCAGCTGCTGCTACAGGGAAACCAGGACGGCAGCCTGTAGGCAGCCCCTGTAGGCAGCTGAAGGGCAGGAGCCAGTGTGCAGGGCTGCAGTGCCGGGAGAGCCTCTCCCCTAGCACTCGGGCCACAGGACCAGggtccctgcacccccacccccaggaatgCTCCAGAGCCAAAGATAGCAAATAAACTCCGTGGTTACCTTGAGGGGTTGATCTCGCCTCATAACAGCCAGTTCAATGTTTTTGCCACCAGACTGAACCACCTTGGAAGGAAGAAGACATCAGACACCTCCCTCAAGGCCATGCAGCTCTGGCAAATGCCTCAAACACTGCCCCTTGAGGGGAGGGAGCAGGTCACCCTGAGGGCCCAGCCCCTGAAGCTTCCTGTGTGGCAATCCCTGCCTGCCAACCGCAGACCCTTCTTCCACAGAGCAGCTGTGCTCACAGCCCGCCCCACACTGAGCCCCGacagctggaccccagcctggCCTTCTGGCTCCCCGTCTGCCTCTCTGGCTTTACCCACCAGCACCTCTGCAGTGCTGACAAAGCCCAAGGCACCTCACGACTCCCGGCCCCAGGACTCCCTAATTCCCCAACCTTGGCAGCAGCAGGAGCCTCACCAAGGCCGAGTGAGGGGAGTGAGGGCTGTGAGCGGCAGAGTGCACCCAGTGGTTCCCgtcctgcctctgctgctgctcaTCTGCGCTCTCAGACGAGCTCTGAGACCCGGTCCTGGATTGCTCTGGCTGCACGGAGGAGCTGATACAGCACTGCAGCAGCGCCCAGCCAGAGCAAGCCCGCAATGCCCAGTACCCCGCGCATGCCCTCAGCGCCTCCCTTCCGGTGGCCTGTACACCAGCTGCCCACTCCTGTTCTCCCCAGCCCAAGGACCGGATTTCAAATGCAAACGCACTTCCAGGAGGGCCTTGATAACCAGCTTAATGGTCAGGTCATCAGTCTCAATGGCTTCATCAGTGTAATTCTTCTCCAGAAATTCACGCACTGACTTGGCACCCCGACCTATGGCATTGGCCTGAAACAGAAATTTGTGACATGGTACAAGGCACGACAATCCAGAGACAGCCCAAGAACATGGCcatcagagcacctgggtggctcaggggttgagcatctgcctttggctcagggcgtgatcccagagttctgatcGGGCTCTCCccacgggagcctgcttctccctctgcccacacccccccttatgaataaataaaatctaaaaaaacaaaaacaaaacactcatcACTTGGGTgacatagcttaaaaaaaaaaaaaaaaaaagccacagccATGGCTGCAGGGGCCTAGTCCTGTGTCACAGTGTGAGGCAGCCTGGCAGCAGGTGGTGCGAGATCCCAGGCCCCACCTCATGGCTTCCTTTCCCAAAGGGCTTTTTGGAAGTGGTGCTGATCCTTACCAGGAGTGGCATCCTTTTTCATCACTGAAAAAATATGGGTAATCTTACTTTGCACCATGTATCCCCATACCTCACTATCCTCAGATTTTGTCTCAAACAGCAACTTTAATGACTTCTCTGCTCCCACATCAGCAGAAATATCGTGGAACAAACTGTGTACCTGTGAGCCACCAAAGGCCCAGTACCTTCCAATAGCCTCCACAACCTCTTTTACTGGCAAAACCACCCAAAGACCCTCTGTTTTATCAGGGACTCACCTTCCAGGCATGGTATGTCCCCGAGGGGTCAGTCTGATAGAGTCTGGGCGTGCCATCAAAGTCGAAACCCACAATAAGGGCAGAGATGCCAAACGGCCTACGCCCATTGCTCTGCGTGTAGCGCTGGTGGGAAAAAGAACAGGTCAGTGCTGTCGTCTTAGCACAAAAGGCCCCCGGAACCCACCCTAACACACACGATGTTCAGAACAGCTGTGCTTTCACCGAGGGGATGGAGATGCTCTCCGGTATCTGCAATGCAAGTGATGAGTGAGCCCAGTCCAGAGCCTGTGCGTCTTTCTCTTGAAAAGATCTGAAAGGTAGACCTGTGACCACAAGTCATCACAGAGTGCAACTGAGGCTGCTGGAACTACTCTGACAACAGACAACAGACGCGCCTCTGGCTACATGGTTGCTTTTAAAACGACTAGTGTTTCACAACAGGGCTGGGGTGGCTTTCAGCTCCTCCCAAGTGCTAGATAACCAGTCACACAGCACATCAAGACAAAAACTACCATTTCCCTCCAGAAACACAAATTTGGACTGTCCCGTGCCACCAAAGCGGATAAGCTATATGAAGTTATGCTCGTACGAATAAAGATCGGGACTGTGTGTGAAATCAGTGCAGTTTTGACTCCATTAAAGTGGCACATGCAGACATCTACACGCGGTAACAGGACACTTTGTGTGACACAGCAGTGACTGCTCTGTAACCAGAGCCCAGCCACAGGCAGGGGACCGCCACCTGCTTCAGACTGGCGATGTAGCGGGTGATGTACTCCACGGTGACTGGGTCCTCCACGGTCAGCCGGTGGCTCTGGCACTCCACTCGGGCCCTGTTGATGACTATCCTCGCGTCAGCAGTGAGCCCTGCAACAGCAGACAGAAAGCTGCCTGACTCACAACTCATCTGCTCCAATCGAGCATGACCCAGGTCAGATGACCAGATAGGAGCTGTCCTCAAACCATTCCTCTGACCCCCAGCTCTGAGCTCGTCTGGGTGGGTGACACGGGAATGATCCTCTGTGAGCTTCTCAGACAAAGCAAGTCATTCTCTAGGGTAGCTCAGGTGAACTGAGACCTTCCTAAAGTGGACGTGCAGGGAGGGGTATAGGAAGCCATGTGACTAGTGAGAGCACACCGCACACCCCCACAACAGGGTGCCACAGCCGTGGAAAGCAGATCAGACCCAAGACTGTAACTACGATCCAGTCATGTGCTGGCAACAGCATGGCCCTTTGGCCCAGAAGGCACCCCACCAAGAAAGCATGAGATCTAAACACtgcttttaaatgattttagttTACCCAGTTTGCATATCTTTCAAGAGCAAACCCACCAAGACAGCCTCCAAGGGACTGATCTTTACTGACTTTGAGAAGTACGGCACTAGCCCCAGACGCACCTGCAAATGCCATGCAGACATTGTCATCCAACGCACAGATCTTGCGCACGGTTCTCTCATCCTGCAGTTTGGCCACTGACTTCTTCTCCACGCCCAGAACAACAATGTCCTTTCCTCGCACGCCAACCTTCGGTAAAAATTGACACGGTACGAGGTTTTGCCAGCAGGCACAGAGCACTAAGCAGATGGTAATGGGATCCTGCAAACACCCTTAGGGTGGACACCTCACCCTGTAGATCACAGATACTGGTCCACTGCTGGCAGAGCTAGCCCAGGTGTCATGAATGACCAGGGTGCCCAGTCCTGTGCCCTGGACATACTAATACACAATTTTCTTTAATATGCAATTCCATAACTAACTATAGTATCAAAGAATCACTATACAAGGATTTTAAGCCGGAAACCCTGATATTCAAGTCAGGTACTCTGAAAGCAATGTCTCTGTAgttgtgaaattattttaaagcccACCCCGCTCCCTCCCGCACTGTGACACACAGATGTGCACAGCTGTGAAGACGACCTGATTGGCTATCAGGTAAGGACAACTGTATCCACTATTCCTCGGAAGCCAACTGCTGTGTATAGCTGATACTGTAGAGGAGGAGGATGTACTGAAAACATGGAAAAATCCCCAGTGGCCAGTTAaccaccaccccacccacccctgggTAAGGGCAGGAGCAAATACAAACGAGACAACACTTGGAGACCAACAAGATTTCTCAGCCGCATACTATGGGCACTGGGACCCACGGGTCCCTCCACGTGGGGCTGCCCTGCCCGCCTCTACCCCTAGAGGTCAGCCAGTAGCACCTCACAGTCTCCCGCAGAGACAACTGTCTCCACCCTCTGCCAAATGCCCCTTGGGGTGCAAAATCTGCACCCCCTGCACGGTTGAGAAATACCGGTCTGCGGGGTTTCAGACTTTGAGGCTTGTTCTCCCGTCTTAAATGATGCTGGAATCTCCCCCcgacccggggtgggggtggggggtagagatGCGGGGGGACCAGGCCCTGAAACCCTGGGAGGATCAAGCCAAGCCAACCGCCCTGGCCGGCCTGAGGGAGGGCCGGGGGCTGGCGGGGGTCCAGGCAGCTCCTCCTCCAGAGCTCTTTAACCTAAGTGAGCTCACGAGATGCATTTTGGACTTTAATTCCAGGAGAGACTCAGGAAACGAAAACGCTTCGCAATTCAGAGTTGTGCACCTTCTCTGCTCTGCCTCAAATCTCCGAAACTACAGGCGATAAAAAAGAAATacggcaaaaaaaaaagaaagaaagaaagaaaaaaaaccgcACACCGCCACACGCTTTGACCAATAAGCAAATCGGCAGGTGTCGCAAAGGCAGCTCCAATTTAAATTTCGAACCGTGGCCCAAAGGCCATCGGGGAGATGCGGCGGGGCGGAGGgtcggggggcgcggggcgcacgGCGGGACCTGACcccggggccggggagggagggggagggggggcaaaaTGGCCGTCCTCGGGGCCGCTCGCCCGGaaccgccgcccgccgccccgcgccccgccccggcctcccccgcgccgctgtgccccctccccccgcccccgctgtgCCCCCGCTGTGCCCCCGCtgtgccccccgcgccccgccccggccccccgccccccccacgacgggccccgccgggcgcgctCACCGCGGTCGAGCCCTTCTTCACGGCCTCCTGCGCGTACTCCACCTGGAAGAGGTGGCCGTCGGGCGAGAAGACGGTGATGGCGCGGTCGTAGCTCatgccggcggcggcggcgggcgggggcccgAGGAAAGCGCACACTCACGGCCGCTCGGCCCGCGCACCTCGacgccgccgcgccccgccccgcgccctcccccgCCGCGCACGGCGCCCCCGGCGTACGTGCCCACGCACGGCGTCAGCGTCGGGGCGCCGGCGGACGTgcgcgcgcggggggcggggccgggccgaaccaccggcggcgggcgcggggggggccggcgcggggcgggcgcggggcggggcggggcggggcggccgtcCGGGGCGCGGCCCCCGGGAcccggccgcgggggcgggggcgcgcgggggcggcggcgcggcgggcccgcgggcggcgcggggggcggcggggcgggcgagCCCACGAGGcggccccccccgcgccccggccccgcccccccgccccctgcgaCTGCGGAGAATGAGCGCCCGGGGCCGCCGAGCGCCGCCGGAGCCCCAGCCCCGAGGACCCCGGGCTCTCCCCGCGCGCGACCATGTCAGTGGCCTTCGCGTCCGCCCGGCCGCGGGGCAAAGGGGAGGTCACGCAGCAGACCATCCAGAAggtgggccgggccgggcgcggggccggggcgcggggccggggcgcggggcgcgaaCAAAGCcggggcgcccccgccgccgcgcccgctCGGGGGGGCGCCTGCCCGGAGTCGGGGGCCccgcgggggcgcaggggggcgcgTCGGCCCCGGAcaccgccccgcccgccgcccgcagcccgccGCCCTGGCGCGTCCGGGGGTCTCGGGGGTCTCGGGGGTCTCGGCGCCGCCGCAGCGTCCGCCCAACACGAACTTTGCCGCTGCGCCCTCCGGCCGGGAAGCCCGGCGGCCCCGGACACCGCGCCCCGGACACCGCGCCCCGGACACCGCGCTCCGGCCGGGGCCCCTGCCCGCCTTGCGAGCTCCCTGCTTCCCTTTAGGAGGCGAGTCCGCGGGGAGGTCGGTGTCCGCCGACCCGCCGGGTCCTCGCCGcgccctggggctgccccctcggccctcggccctcggcccCACTAGCTGCCTGTCTCCCGGGGGCTCGGCCTGATGACCGCGGCCCCCTCCCTAGCGGCCCGCCGGGACCGGACCTGGCGCTCAGGGGCTCCTGTGCCCCGAGACCTCCGCTGCGCCGCAGGCTGTGAACCGGGGAGAGGGCCCGAGCGCAGGCGGAGACGGCGGAGAAGTGCGCGGAGCCTTCGCCCAGTGAGCGCTCGCGGCCGCTGCAGGCCAGGCACCGCTCCAGGGGCTCTGCAGGCCTTAGGTCAGTTAGTTCTGTGCGGCAGCTGCAGTCGCGCCTGTTTCGCAGGCCGGGAAACCGAGGCACGTGGAAGTTCAGTGCTTTGCAGGGAGACAGGCCCAGACGGTGGCTCCAGGGTCTTCCGTAGCCAAGACTTGACCTGGGAAAGCTTGGCAAGGCGGAGGGTCCGGCGACCGGCCCAGAGGCACGCTTTGGCACCCCCAGGGGGTCCCCTGGCACCTTGACTTTCTGGAGCTCCCGTGCGGTGAACACAGTGATGTTCCGAagccgcctttggcccagtggCATCTAGCTCCTTGTACTTCGTGCTCACCCCCCGCTAAAGCTTCCCGAAGTCTCCGAGCAGGAGCGTGCGTGTTAGAGCTCTGCTCCCAGACGGCGGAGCAGAAAGGGAAGCCTGCCGACCGCTGACAACGGGTCTCCGTTTGGGCCCGGACGGGTCCGCGGTGCGTGTACTTGCCTCGCTGCGTCGGCAGCAAGGAGATGTAGCCGGGCCTCCTGCGGGTCCGCGAGGGGCTGACAGGTGCGTATCTCACGCTCATGCTCAGAGGGTCGAGAGAAGCCAGGGCTTCCTCAGGAGCTGGCTTGGTGGTGACGGAGCAGGAGGTATGCGGCTTGTCCTTGGGGCCTACCTGAGCAGGAGGTGGACTTAACTTCCACGCGGCCTCCAAGGTCCGCTCGGGTGTcccctccctcattctctcttaGCTGGAATGTGGCGAACGCGGCGCTTTGACACACTGTTTGGGTTCCTAAGTGTGCGAGTCACAGCGCCAGGCCGTGAGTGCTCCGTACGTACTAGAGCATCGATGCCGCTCGTCCTGGCAGCAGAAATGTCTGGGAGAGGCAGATGTACGCGTTTCCTGTGGCTGCCAGAACATTTTCATAAACTTGGTGGTTTAAGTCACCAGAAGTGgtttaaaacagcagaaattattttctcGGGATCTGGAGGCCAGATGTCCAAAGTTAAGGTGTGGGCAGAGTTGGTGATTctctggggctctggggaggggggtTCTGCTCTATGTGTTTGAGCTCCTCTTGCTGCCGGCTTGTTGACCCATTACCCCCGCCTCTGCCTTGCTCTTCCCGCGGTGTTCCCTGCGCGCCTCTCCTCTCGGGGATGCTGGTCCTGGTGCTTATAGCTCGCCCTTCAGCCTGACCTCACCTTAACTTGATCGTGTCTGCAAAGACCATTATCTCCTAATAAGGCCACATGCGCAGGTACTGGGGATTCGGATTGGAGCGGGACGGCTTGAGGAGCACACCCTGACCCATAACGGGGCAGGTGTGGGGCGGATACTCCAGACAAGGAAAACCAAGGAGCAAGGACAGGGGGTCTAGAAGATTGAGGGGGTTGCAGGTGGTCCCCCACGTGGCCAGCGCAGAAGGGTGTGGAAGGCTGGAGGGGAGTCGAGGGTGGTCCCGCCGGTGGTCTGCGTGGAGCAGAACACGGGATCCAgactggaggggagggagagccaGCCTGATCTGGGGGGCCTGGGGTGCAGTGACGTGGTTTCCCTCCGAGTGACCAAACCGGGTTTCGGCGCAGTGGGCGGCATAGGCAGGGCTGCATTTCCGTGAGGACCGCGGGGAAGGAGACCTTGCCGGACCCTGAGGTGGCAGTGGGCAGCAGTCTGGCAAATTCCCGTGGCCCCCGTACCCGGCTGGGCAGCCTGCGGGCTGGGGCTCCCAGAGGCTCCCCGCCGGCCCCACGCTGTCCCCCCTGCCATGGGAGGCGTGGGACTGCAGTCTGCCCGGCCGTGTGGCACACCAGGACCTGGCCGGCAGGCAGGCACCTCCTTGCTGCTTGGCACACACGTGGTTGCTTAATAAATGTcacttttattgttattgttccGTGttggttttcttaatttgttttcttggctGGAGGCGGGTGACGGTGTCATCTCTGTAGCCCCAGCTCGCTGTGCTGGGGGAGACAGGCTGTGCGGGGCTGGACGGAGCTGGTGGATGTTCGGGCACCGGGTGCCTGCCCGGGGTCTGAGTCGAGGGGTGGTCAGGATCAAAGCAGCCCTGCGCCGCTGCCGCCTGGGGGCACGGAGGTGAGGGATGGCCGtccagctgggggtgggggccgagTGCTCCCTCTGACTTGGAATTTGTCCTGAAGAGCGTGGGCTAACTTGGTCAGGAAGGTAAATTGGCTACAGCTGCCGACGGCTTGCGGGTGCCGAGCCCTTGACTTGGTCACAGACGTTGGAGGCAGGCGTTACGACGGCCTTTCCCTCCCCGGggacaggaggggctggggccgtGGGAGCACAGCCCTGAGCCACGTGGACCCTGCAGAGCGGCCGGGGAGGCAAGGCCTGGGGCGCTGTTGCTGGGCCATG harbors:
- the PSMA7 gene encoding proteasome subunit alpha type-7, producing the protein MSYDRAITVFSPDGHLFQVEYAQEAVKKGSTAVGVRGKDIVVLGVEKKSVAKLQDERTVRKICALDDNVCMAFAGLTADARIVINRARVECQSHRLTVEDPVTVEYITRYIASLKQRYTQSNGRRPFGISALIVGFDFDGTPRLYQTDPSGTYHAWKANAIGRGAKSVREFLEKNYTDEAIETDDLTIKLVIKALLEVVQSGGKNIELAVMRRDQPLKILNPEEIEKYVAEIEKEKEENEKKKQKKAS